Proteins co-encoded in one Muntiacus reevesi chromosome 13, mMunRee1.1, whole genome shotgun sequence genomic window:
- the SIRT4 gene encoding NAD-dependent protein lipoamidase sirtuin-4, mitochondrial has translation MRMSFGLTFKRTTKVRWRADFSQQCSLGSTGLFVPPSPPLDPGKVKELQRFITLSKRLLVMTGAGISTESGIPDYRSEKVGLYARTDRRPIQHGDFVRSAPVRQRYWARNFVGWPRFSSHQPNPAHWALSNWERLGKLHWLVTQNVDALHTKAGSQRLTELHGCMHRVLCLDCGEQTPRGALQERFQVLNPTWSAEAHGLAPDGDVFLTEEEVQSFRVPSCSRCGGPLKPDVVFFGDTVKLDTVDFVHKRVKEADSLLVVGSSLQVYSGYRFILTAREKKLPIAILNIGPTRSDDLASLKLDSRCGELLPLIDPR, from the exons aTGAGGATGAGCTTTGGGTTAACTTTCAAAAGGACAACAAAAGTTCGCTGGAGGGCAGACTTCAGCCAGCAGTGCTCACTCGGATCCACTGGGTTATTTGTGCCACCAAGTCCTCCTCTGGACCCTGGGAAGGTCAAAGAGTTACAACGCTTCATCACCCTTTCCAAGAGACTCCTAGTAATGACCGGGGCAGGAATCTCCACCGAGTCAGGGATCCCAGACTACAGGTCAGAAAAGGTGGGACTTTATGCCCGCACAGACCGGAGGCCTATCCAGCATGGGGATTTTGTACGGAGCGCTCCCGTCCGCCAGCGGTACTGGGCTAGAAACTTTGTGGGCTGGCCTCGGTTCTCCTCCCACCAGCCTAACCCTGCACACTGGGCTCTGAGCAACTGGGAGAGACTCGGAAAGCTGCACTGGTTGGTGACCCAAAATGTGGATGCCTTGCATACCAAGGCGGGGAGTCAGCGCCTAACAGAACTGCACGGATGCATGCACAG GGTCCTCTGCTTGGACTGTGGGGAGCAGACTCCCCGAGGGGCGCTGCAGGAGCGGTTCCAAGTCCTGAACCCCACCTGGAGTGCCGAGGCCCACGGCCTGGCTCCCGACGGCGATGTCTTTCTCACCGAGGAGGAGGTACAGAGCTTCCGGGTCCCGTCCTGCTCTCGATGTGGGGGCCCCCTGAAACCAGATGTTGTCTTCTTCGGAGACACAGTGAAGCTTGACACGGTTGATTTTGTACACAAGAGGGTGAAAGAAGCCGACTCCCTCCTGGTGGTGGGATCTTCCTTGCAG GTGTACTCGGGTTACAGGTTCATCCTCACTGCCCGGGAGAAGAAGCTGCCCATCGCGATACTGAATATTGGGCCCACGCGGTCCGATGACTTGGCATCTCTGAAACTGGATTCTCGTTGTGGAGAGTTGCTGCCTTTAATAGACCCACGCTGA